A region from the Flavobacteriales bacterium genome encodes:
- a CDS encoding DUF2905 domain-containing protein, producing the protein MRRTLFAIGVVCLLVAAVWPWLIRGNWWRHIGRLPGDIHIEREGFSFHFPIVTCILASVVISGLVWLVRRF; encoded by the coding sequence ATGCGCAGAACTCTCTTCGCCATCGGGGTGGTTTGCTTGTTGGTGGCCGCGGTTTGGCCATGGCTCATCCGTGGGAACTGGTGGCGGCACATCGGTCGGTTGCCGGGCGATATCCACATCGAGCGCGAGGGCTTCAGCTTCCACTTCCCGATCGTTACCTGCATCCTGGCCTCCGTGGTCATATCCGGACTGGTCTGGTTGGTGCGACGCTTCTGA
- a CDS encoding polysaccharide deacetylase family protein: MNVMYHGVVSSDSTWFSPRHLTKVEFDKQLSYLTQRFDVISSEEMFRQRKGKERLNRPTISLSFDDGYLNNLEVALPIIEKYRVPVTFFVLGTCAVDGEPRVAWPDLIAVLGRMDVGQFRLGSEQYAGTKNIRTGTSLSDDLKRMSAAGRDEALAELDARFSLSRELEHVPSEIWKLMDPGELKRLSESRYVEIGSHAYGHYNLGLISPADALADMKRSKEVLEALLDRPVQSIAFPDGSYSQVVKDLAMSLGFKRQLAVTFSGVDDPTDQRIQARFGVSCTTTTASAMLHLNRAFAVTGML; encoded by the coding sequence TTGAACGTCATGTACCATGGCGTTGTGTCTTCGGATTCGACCTGGTTCTCACCGAGGCACCTAACGAAGGTTGAGTTCGACAAGCAGCTATCTTATTTGACGCAACGGTTCGATGTGATCTCCAGTGAGGAGATGTTCAGGCAGCGAAAGGGGAAGGAGAGGTTGAATAGGCCGACCATTTCATTGTCTTTCGACGACGGCTACCTGAACAATCTTGAGGTCGCGCTGCCGATCATCGAGAAGTACCGGGTCCCCGTTACCTTCTTCGTCCTCGGTACCTGTGCGGTGGACGGAGAGCCTAGGGTAGCATGGCCTGATCTTATCGCCGTGCTCGGTCGCATGGATGTTGGGCAATTCCGCCTAGGTAGCGAGCAGTATGCCGGGACCAAGAACATACGAACCGGGACTTCGCTCTCGGACGACTTGAAAAGAATGTCGGCTGCTGGAAGGGATGAAGCGCTCGCGGAATTGGATGCACGATTCTCCTTGTCGCGGGAGTTGGAGCACGTGCCTTCTGAGATATGGAAGTTAATGGACCCCGGTGAACTGAAAAGGTTGAGCGAATCCCGGTACGTCGAGATAGGTTCGCATGCGTACGGCCACTATAACCTGGGGCTTATTTCTCCCGCGGATGCATTGGCGGATATGAAACGATCCAAGGAAGTGTTGGAGGCCTTGTTGGATCGACCAGTGCAAAGCATCGCCTTTCCGGACGGGAGCTATTCGCAAGTGGTCAAGGACCTGGCAATGTCGCTTGGGTTCAAACGTCAGCTGGCCGTTACGTTTTCAGGGGTCGACGATCCCACCGACCAAAGGATACAGGCACGGTTCGGCGTTTCCTGTACGACCACTACGGCATCAGCAATGCTCCATTTGAACCGTGCGTTCGCCGTGACCGGCATGTTGTGA
- a CDS encoding DEAD/DEAH box helicase translates to MPTPSFADLGLNEPLLKSLAESGFSAPTAVQEQAIPTLLTSEHDSVVLAQTGTGKTAAYGLPLLQRIDPASNGVQALVLSPTRELCVQITKDLDRFGKYLKGIKSVAVYGGASIRDQIRDIRKGAQIVVATPGRLLDLLGREAIDLSLVDIVVLDEADEMLNMGFQEDLTAILETTRKDKNTWLFSATMGSEVRRIAKRYMREAQEINAGRTNTTAEAIDHRYCVVQARDRYAALTRIVDATPDLFAIVFCRTKHETQELAEHLMKDGYNADAIHGDLSQQQRDRVMQRYRSRQLQLLIATDVAARGIDVNDVTHVIHFDLPGEAESYTHRSGRTARAGRSGISLSVIGVRDIGKIRQLERALKTHFTYMRVPGGAEICERQLLLLIQRIKDVEIDEEGIAGFMEAVRLDLEPLSKEELIKRVVSIEFNRFLEVYRKSMDLNVDLSQKDHTRRAHPGAPLGEPRERFSMGASMFINLGTVDGFDKGRMLGYVCGITGLQGDNIGRITLKDVYSFVDIEASHLNKAMAAFQNANYKGRSVRVDVQGGGNSGGAPPRRERSDNSGPRRDDRPPFKKKFAGKKKY, encoded by the coding sequence ATGCCTACTCCTTCTTTCGCCGACCTCGGCCTGAACGAACCCCTGCTGAAATCGCTCGCCGAGAGCGGGTTCTCCGCTCCCACTGCCGTGCAGGAGCAAGCCATCCCCACATTGCTAACCAGCGAGCACGATAGCGTGGTGCTGGCCCAGACGGGCACCGGAAAAACCGCGGCGTATGGACTGCCGCTGCTTCAACGGATCGATCCGGCATCCAACGGAGTGCAAGCCCTGGTGCTCTCGCCCACGCGCGAACTGTGCGTACAGATCACCAAGGACCTCGACCGCTTCGGCAAGTACCTCAAAGGCATCAAGAGCGTGGCCGTATACGGTGGCGCCAGCATACGCGACCAGATCCGCGACATCCGCAAAGGAGCCCAGATCGTGGTGGCCACGCCCGGCCGCCTGCTCGACCTGCTTGGGCGGGAAGCCATCGACCTGTCGCTCGTGGACATCGTGGTGCTCGACGAGGCCGATGAGATGCTCAACATGGGCTTCCAGGAAGACCTCACGGCGATCCTTGAAACGACGCGCAAGGACAAGAACACTTGGCTCTTCAGCGCCACGATGGGCAGCGAGGTGCGGCGCATCGCCAAGCGCTACATGCGGGAAGCACAGGAGATCAACGCGGGCCGAACGAACACCACCGCCGAGGCCATCGACCATCGCTATTGCGTGGTGCAGGCACGGGACCGCTATGCTGCGCTCACTCGCATCGTTGATGCCACTCCCGACCTTTTCGCGATCGTGTTCTGCCGTACGAAGCACGAAACGCAGGAACTGGCCGAACACCTGATGAAGGACGGTTATAACGCCGACGCCATCCATGGTGACCTTAGCCAGCAGCAACGCGATCGAGTGATGCAGCGCTACCGCTCACGCCAGTTGCAATTGCTCATCGCCACCGACGTCGCGGCGCGAGGCATCGACGTGAACGACGTGACGCACGTGATACACTTCGACCTGCCCGGCGAGGCCGAGAGCTATACGCACCGTAGCGGTCGCACCGCTCGCGCCGGGCGCAGCGGCATTTCGCTGAGCGTGATCGGTGTGAGGGACATCGGCAAGATCCGACAACTGGAACGCGCACTGAAGACCCACTTCACCTACATGCGCGTGCCGGGTGGTGCTGAGATCTGCGAGCGGCAATTGCTGCTGCTCATCCAGCGCATCAAGGATGTGGAGATCGATGAAGAGGGCATTGCCGGTTTCATGGAAGCCGTGCGATTGGACCTTGAACCACTGAGCAAGGAGGAGCTGATCAAGCGTGTTGTGAGCATCGAGTTCAACCGCTTCCTGGAGGTCTACCGGAAGAGCATGGACCTGAACGTGGACCTGAGCCAGAAGGACCACACGCGCCGAGCACATCCCGGTGCACCACTCGGCGAACCCCGCGAGCGCTTCTCCATGGGAGCCAGCATGTTCATCAACCTTGGCACCGTGGACGGCTTCGACAAGGGCCGTATGCTCGGCTACGTTTGCGGCATCACGGGCCTGCAGGGCGACAACATCGGGCGCATCACGTTGAAGGACGTGTACTCGTTCGTGGACATCGAAGCGAGCCACCTGAACAAGGCCATGGCCGCGTTCCAGAACGCGAACTACAAAGGACGCAGCGTACGCGTTGATGTGCAGGGCGGTGGCAACAGCGGCGGCGCACCACCACGCCGTGAACGCAGCGACAATAGCGGTCCACGCCGCGATGACCGGCCTCCGTTCAAGAAGAAGTTCGCGGGCAAGAAGAAATACTGA
- a CDS encoding glycosyl transferase family 1 — MKRVLIITYYWPPNGGAGVQRWLKMAKYLPQFGWQPVVYTPSNPEIITADPTLGKEVPSLVEVVKRPITEPYTFYKRLTGRNADDKVHLGFLKEEKKKSWREDLAVWIRGNAFIPDARVWWVGASVKFLMSYLEEHPVDAIVSTGPPHSMHLIALGLKKKFPSLRWVADWRDPWTNIDFYDQLKLTGWADRKHHRLEREVVRTADANVAVGWTMAEELRALGSRSTHVITNGYDPADVPSPPEPVDDEFSLVHVGSMTATRDVPQVWQALKELCASDAVFASKLRIRFIGAVDHGVLASLEKQGLSGMVERTGSVDHAEAMRAMQRARVLLLSVNDTANAKGVLTSKVFEYLSVGRPILGVGPNDGDIARVLAPPHLLVDRQSGSIDLAAVRALFDQRGPVTGQAASRVDGARMMGEVLG; from the coding sequence ATGAAGCGCGTCCTCATCATCACCTACTACTGGCCGCCGAACGGGGGTGCAGGTGTGCAGCGATGGCTGAAGATGGCCAAGTACCTGCCGCAGTTCGGCTGGCAGCCTGTGGTGTACACGCCCAGCAACCCCGAGATCATCACGGCCGATCCCACCTTGGGGAAGGAGGTGCCGTCGCTTGTGGAAGTCGTGAAGCGGCCGATCACCGAGCCATACACCTTCTACAAACGCCTCACAGGCCGAAATGCCGATGACAAGGTCCATCTGGGTTTCCTCAAGGAAGAGAAGAAGAAGAGCTGGCGCGAAGACCTGGCCGTGTGGATCCGGGGCAACGCCTTCATCCCTGACGCACGCGTATGGTGGGTGGGAGCGTCGGTCAAGTTCTTGATGAGCTATTTGGAAGAACACCCCGTGGACGCTATCGTCAGCACCGGACCTCCGCACAGCATGCACCTCATCGCGCTCGGGTTGAAGAAGAAGTTCCCTTCGTTGCGATGGGTGGCCGACTGGCGCGACCCATGGACCAACATCGACTTCTACGATCAGTTGAAGTTGACGGGATGGGCTGATCGCAAGCACCACCGGCTGGAACGGGAAGTTGTGCGGACGGCCGATGCAAACGTGGCCGTCGGTTGGACGATGGCCGAAGAGCTACGTGCCCTTGGTTCACGGAGCACGCATGTCATCACCAACGGATATGACCCGGCCGATGTGCCCAGTCCTCCCGAACCGGTCGATGATGAGTTCAGCTTGGTGCACGTGGGTAGTATGACCGCCACGCGCGATGTGCCGCAGGTGTGGCAGGCGCTGAAGGAGCTTTGCGCCAGTGATGCAGTGTTCGCATCGAAGTTGCGCATCCGCTTCATCGGTGCCGTGGACCATGGCGTGCTGGCCTCACTGGAGAAGCAAGGCCTCAGTGGGATGGTTGAGCGCACGGGCAGCGTGGATCACGCCGAGGCCATGCGAGCCATGCAGCGTGCGCGCGTGCTGCTGCTCAGCGTGAACGATACCGCCAATGCCAAGGGTGTGCTCACGAGCAAGGTGTTCGAGTACCTGAGCGTAGGGCGGCCGATCCTTGGCGTGGGGCCCAATGACGGTGACATTGCCCGCGTGCTTGCGCCACCGCACCTGCTGGTCGATCGCCAGAGCGGATCGATTGACCTAGCAGCGGTGCGGGCCTTGTTCGATCAGCGCGGCCCCGTGACCGGTCAGGCCGCCTCGCGAGTGGACGGGGCGAGAATGATGGGGGAGGTGCTGGGGTGA